ACCAGAGTGTTTAATCCATGATCCATTCAGAACTTCCAGCCAGTGCCAAATCGTAATTTAGTCCTGGGATAGCGGCAAATTCACCCAGCTCGTTGGGAAAAGATGAGAAGAACCCATCAAAAGAGAAACCAGAGTGGGGAGAGTGCTGCTCCGGTGTGGGGTTCATATCTGTCGAAGCGAAGATGTCGCTACCATCCACGGGACCAGCGCGCCAAAGCTTTGCCCATTCTTTGAATTGATCATAGCCTGCTGCATCTTCTGTCTGACGTCTCTCTGCATTAGTGTGACTATGCAGTCGTTGCCTTGCCAGCTCAAGCACTTCGATGACAGCGACATCAGATCGGGCAGATTCCAGCCCTGCGCAGATCTGGCGGATAAGACACATGCCTTGAGTCAGGGCACTGGATATCTTGCGTGTTGGTTCAATGATACTGTGGGCAATAAGAGCCAATAAAGCAACGCGACACCCGTTGAATTCAGTATACGAGGCACGCGCGAGGCCAACAGAGTCTTGTAACAGCTGACACAGCTCGATCACTCGAAATGCAGCACTCAGTGAGTCCTTGCGTAGAGTATTCACAATATCTGGAACTTCATGAATTGTGGAATCGCCCGAGTTAGGTTGAGGTGATCTTGACGACGCTTGGGGTATGATGAAAGGCCGACCCATATAGATCATAGTTGTCGTGTAATATATTTCAATGTGCACATTGCAACGAAAAAATGGTCCGTCGTGGCAAAGGTCTCGGCAATGAATCTCAGTAGGAAGACTGTCCCAGTATGAGCTTAATTGATCGCGGGTGGCGGCAAGTTGCCGAAGGTAATTCTTTTTTCTGGTCCTCTGACAACGCCGCAGAGCTCTAATGACTTTTGACGCCTTTGCTAAATGGTTCGTCAGGCCAATTACAGCGATGAAGTTCGGTAAATTGGTTAATCGGTTCATCGGTCGTAGAGCT
The sequence above is a segment of the Aspergillus chevalieri M1 DNA, chromosome 6, nearly complete sequence genome. Coding sequences within it:
- a CDS encoding uncharacterized protein (COG:K;~EggNog:ENOG410PRHZ) — encoded protein: MIYMGRPFIIPQASSRSPQPNSGDSTIHEVPDIVNTLRKDSLSAAFRVIELCQLLQDSVGLARASYTEFNGCRVALLALIAHSIIEPTRKISSALTQGMCLIRQICAGLESARSDVAVIEVLELARQRLHSHTNAERRQTEDAAGYDQFKEWAKLWRAGPVDGSDIFASTDMNPTPEQHSPHSGFSFDGFFSSFPNELGEFAAIPGLNYDLALAGSSEWIMD